A portion of the Mycoplasma sp. (ex Biomphalaria glabrata) genome contains these proteins:
- the era gene encoding GTPase Era, whose protein sequence is MKSGFVSIIGRPNVGKSTMLNTLINKKVSITSHVPNTTRDQIQGIYNSPNSQIIFIDTPGITKNSNLLGKNMLARSLSSLQNVDLVLLLIDGSKPLQQDDDEIIEKVKDLKTKIILVITKIDLMPKERLIKKLQELGSKTDFFAYIPISSIKNNNLNTLIKEIENNLPEGPQYYHEDDVTNVSNAFMAKEVIREKAIFNLHEELPHSIAVEITKFKNKENKIDITANLIVERESHKPIVIGDNGEKINKITHDTVRDLSKYWDKKVYLQLHVVVKPDWKNSASELHKLQYNN, encoded by the coding sequence ATGAAGTCGGGATTTGTATCAATTATTGGAAGACCAAACGTGGGCAAAAGTACCATGTTGAATACTTTAATCAATAAAAAAGTCAGCATTACTTCTCATGTTCCAAATACAACAAGGGATCAAATCCAAGGAATTTATAATTCTCCAAATTCACAAATTATCTTTATTGATACACCAGGTATCACTAAGAATAGTAACTTGTTAGGGAAGAACATGCTAGCAAGATCACTTTCTTCATTGCAAAATGTTGATCTAGTATTGTTATTAATCGATGGGTCAAAACCATTACAACAAGACGATGACGAGATTATTGAAAAAGTGAAAGATTTAAAAACAAAAATTATTTTAGTAATTACTAAAATTGATTTAATGCCAAAAGAACGTCTAATAAAAAAATTGCAAGAGTTAGGTTCAAAAACAGATTTCTTTGCTTATATCCCGATCTCTTCAATTAAAAATAATAACTTAAATACCCTAATTAAGGAAATTGAAAATAATTTACCAGAGGGACCACAATACTACCATGAAGATGATGTCACTAATGTATCAAATGCTTTTATGGCAAAAGAAGTAATTCGCGAAAAAGCTATTTTCAATTTACATGAAGAACTACCACACTCAATAGCTGTTGAAATTACTAAATTTAAAAACAAAGAAAACAAAATTGATATTACTGCTAATTTAATTGTCGAAAGAGAATCTCATAAACCAATTGTCATCGGTGATAATGGAGAAAAGATCAATAAAATTACTCATGATACTGTAAGAGACTTGAGTAAGTACTGAGATAAAAAGGTTTATTTACAACTTCATGTAGTTGTTAAACCTGATTGAAAAAATTCTGCTTCAGAACTTCATAAATTACAATACAATAATTAA